A stretch of the Planktothricoides raciborskii GIHE-MW2 genome encodes the following:
- a CDS encoding rhodanese-like domain-containing protein, protein MSDQFSLNPIPNITVEQLAERLNASPDDLQLLDVREPEEVAIACIEGFTNLPLSQYDQWSTQIATKFDPHTETLVLCHHGIRSAHMCQWLSTQGFTNVKNISGGIDAFSQIVDPSVPRY, encoded by the coding sequence ATGTCTGATCAGTTTTCCCTCAACCCGATCCCGAATATTACGGTGGAACAGTTGGCTGAACGCTTAAACGCTAGTCCAGATGATCTGCAACTTTTGGACGTGCGGGAACCGGAAGAAGTCGCGATCGCCTGCATTGAAGGGTTTACAAATCTGCCCTTAAGTCAATATGACCAATGGTCAACGCAAATTGCCACGAAGTTTGATCCGCATACGGAAACTCTCGTGCTGTGCCATCATGGGATCCGTTCAGCCCATATGTGCCAATGGTTAAGCACTCAAGGTTTCACCAATGTCAAAAATATCTCTGGGGGCATTGATGCGTTCTCCCAAATCGTAGATCCGTCAGTCCCCCGCTATTAA
- the hrcA gene encoding heat-inducible transcriptional repressor HrcA: protein MQVNLTQRQQYVLWATVRHYIATAEPVGSKALVNEYNLSVSPATIRNAMGTLEKAGLLYQPHTSAGRVPSDSGYRIYVDQLITPSDALANQAESILKDRLQVKTSNFEDVVRGAAKILANLSGYIALITMPQTNQARLLHLQLVQVETGKIMVLLVTDAYHTDSVLMDLPPSLAESEVQSEILDQELRIVSNFLNAQLRDRSLTDLYQLDWRELGREFEKYAQLIGKLLVELSNRSQIPEKTGMTISGVSEVLRQPEFSELNQVQMLLQALAEEQDQLWPLMVERPLSPVTSSKRVYVRIGSENPMEAIQTCTLISANYCRGLVPVGSVGVLGPKRMVYENAIALVEGAADYLSAALSEC from the coding sequence ATCCAAGTGAATCTGACACAGAGGCAACAATATGTTCTTTGGGCAACTGTCCGACATTACATTGCCACAGCCGAACCCGTCGGCTCCAAAGCTTTAGTCAATGAATATAACCTGAGTGTCAGTCCAGCGACGATTCGCAATGCAATGGGCACTTTAGAAAAAGCTGGATTGCTCTATCAACCCCATACTTCTGCCGGTCGGGTGCCTTCTGACTCTGGCTACCGCATCTATGTTGACCAACTGATTACCCCCTCGGATGCGTTGGCTAATCAGGCGGAAAGTATTCTCAAAGACCGTCTTCAGGTGAAAACATCAAATTTTGAAGATGTGGTACGCGGTGCGGCCAAAATTTTGGCCAATTTGAGTGGATATATTGCCCTGATTACCATGCCTCAAACCAATCAAGCCCGGTTACTGCATCTGCAATTAGTCCAGGTGGAAACGGGAAAGATTATGGTGCTGCTGGTGACAGATGCCTATCATACGGACTCGGTGTTGATGGATCTGCCGCCATCTTTAGCAGAATCAGAAGTTCAGTCAGAAATCCTGGATCAGGAATTGCGGATCGTTTCCAATTTTTTGAACGCCCAACTCCGGGATCGGTCTTTGACTGATTTATATCAGTTGGATTGGCGTGAATTGGGTCGGGAATTTGAAAAGTATGCCCAATTGATTGGTAAATTGTTGGTCGAGTTAAGCAATCGTAGTCAAATCCCCGAAAAAACTGGCATGACAATTAGTGGGGTGTCGGAAGTATTGCGACAACCAGAATTTTCTGAGTTGAATCAAGTCCAGATGCTTTTGCAGGCACTCGCTGAAGAACAAGACCAGTTATGGCCGTTGATGGTTGAAAGACCTTTATCCCCAGTGACTTCTAGTAAGCGGGTTTATGTGCGAATTGGCAGTGAAAATCCGATGGAGGCGATTCAAACTTGTACGCTGATTTCGGCAAATTACTGCCGGGGTTTGGTGCCCGTGGGCAGTGTTGGGGTGCTAGGGCCAAAGCGAATGGTTTATGAAAATGCGATCGCCCTCGTGGAGGGTGCTGCGGATTATTTGTCCGCCGCCCTGAGTGAATGTTGA
- the nrdJ gene encoding ribonucleoside-triphosphate reductase, adenosylcobalamin-dependent, giving the protein MVQELNRVGKSSDFPDTTPAANPVFYRTYSRHTPNGTESWQEVCDRTISGLAKLGKLTAQEIDLLWRMQKPLKALPSGRWLWIGGVKWLEAQENFSGAYNCTSTNVDDWRAFGLMMDLAMMGCGTGAVLEPRYINQLPPIKNHLNVTIAGEIGTTAPENRRDLTEVVVDGARVRIHVGDSRKGWVDSYQCLLELSSDDRFDGEVQVAIDLSDVRPAGEPLKGFGGVANPVKLPQLYQRCAAILNRAVGRQLNSVECCLLIDEAATTIVSGNIRRSAGMRQGISDDALFSQAKSNLWQQDENGNWRIDPERDALRMANHTRVFHHKPTEAECIEAVQQQYYSGEGAIQYAPEAIARANADIFHTPELKQEFIEIYTSLGLEETRNWLKTNYPEMPDYEVEHRLQRYGLNPCGK; this is encoded by the coding sequence ATGGTTCAAGAATTAAATCGAGTTGGCAAAAGTAGTGATTTTCCCGATACGACCCCCGCAGCAAATCCGGTGTTTTATCGGACTTACAGTCGTCATACCCCCAATGGGACGGAGAGTTGGCAGGAAGTGTGCGATCGCACCATCAGCGGATTAGCCAAGCTGGGTAAGCTAACTGCCCAAGAAATTGACCTGTTATGGCGGATGCAGAAGCCCCTGAAAGCCTTACCCTCTGGTCGTTGGCTCTGGATTGGCGGGGTAAAATGGCTGGAAGCCCAAGAAAATTTCTCTGGTGCCTACAACTGCACCAGCACCAATGTGGATGATTGGCGGGCTTTTGGCTTGATGATGGATTTGGCGATGATGGGTTGTGGGACTGGGGCGGTACTCGAACCCAGATATATTAACCAGTTGCCGCCGATTAAGAATCATCTCAACGTGACCATCGCCGGTGAAATTGGCACCACAGCCCCAGAAAACCGCCGCGACCTGACCGAGGTGGTGGTTGACGGGGCAAGAGTTCGCATCCATGTCGGGGACTCCCGGAAAGGTTGGGTTGATTCTTATCAATGTTTGTTGGAACTGTCATCAGACGATCGCTTTGATGGGGAAGTCCAGGTGGCGATCGACCTTTCCGACGTGCGACCAGCGGGAGAACCGTTAAAAGGATTTGGCGGTGTGGCCAACCCCGTGAAATTGCCGCAGTTGTATCAACGTTGCGCGGCGATTTTGAATCGGGCTGTTGGCCGCCAATTAAATTCGGTTGAATGCTGTTTGTTGATTGATGAAGCCGCAACGACCATCGTCTCTGGCAACATTAGAAGGTCAGCTGGAATGCGCCAAGGAATTAGCGATGATGCGCTATTTTCTCAGGCGAAAAGTAATCTCTGGCAACAAGATGAAAATGGCAATTGGCGCATCGATCCCGAACGGGATGCCCTGCGGATGGCCAACCATACACGGGTATTTCATCACAAACCCACGGAAGCAGAATGTATTGAAGCCGTTCAGCAACAATATTATTCAGGAGAAGGGGCGATTCAATATGCTCCAGAGGCGATCGCTCGTGCCAATGCCGATATTTTCCATACCCCTGAATTGAAACAAGAATTTATCGAAATCTACACCTCTTTAGGGTTAGAAGAAACTCGCAATTGGCTGAAAACAAATTATCCCGAAATGCCCGATTATGAGGTAGAGCATCGTTTACAACGATATGGACTCAACCCGTGTGGTAAGTAA
- a CDS encoding IS4 family transposase, with protein MGNSFRQTVAGIFAHPEMNQEIMLSGHIQATMERAEATVGEYVIAAQDTTYYNYSGHKKMSGLGVIQGNVRGLMQHNVLLLNEQGLPLGLLGQQYWTRDGGLDLPEGEKESSKWLKGLNAINQQASQSSKRFVTVEDREGDVFSFFKAERKTNVDLLVRVYQARNLEIVSSNIVCQLPDVSSHLPDYGTQRVRIYRQNREVELILRLRAGAVNVYPDKNLSANKHKTQGLSLVVAQEIGCIDPKTNEDIFCSEDAATWYLLTSLPIATTSNVQRVTRFYALRWRVERFHYTLKSGALQVEKLQAR; from the coding sequence ATGGGTAACAGTTTTCGTCAAACAGTAGCGGGTATATTTGCTCATCCAGAAATGAATCAAGAGATCATGTTGTCAGGACACATTCAGGCAACGATGGAACGAGCCGAAGCAACGGTTGGGGAATATGTGATCGCCGCGCAAGACACAACTTATTACAACTACTCAGGACATAAAAAAATGTCTGGGTTAGGGGTAATACAAGGGAATGTCCGAGGATTGATGCAACATAATGTACTACTGCTCAATGAACAAGGTTTACCCCTAGGACTCTTAGGACAACAATACTGGACTCGAGACGGAGGTTTAGACCTGCCAGAAGGAGAAAAAGAAAGTAGTAAATGGCTCAAGGGGTTGAATGCCATCAATCAGCAAGCCAGTCAATCGAGCAAACGCTTTGTGACCGTAGAAGATAGAGAAGGAGATGTTTTTAGTTTTTTTAAAGCCGAACGAAAGACAAATGTAGATCTGCTCGTCAGGGTATATCAAGCTCGTAATTTGGAAATCGTCAGCAGTAATATAGTCTGCCAATTGCCCGATGTGTCGTCTCACTTGCCCGACTATGGAACCCAACGAGTACGCATTTATCGTCAAAACCGGGAAGTAGAACTGATTCTTCGCTTACGGGCAGGGGCAGTCAATGTTTATCCAGATAAAAATTTGAGTGCCAACAAGCATAAAACCCAAGGTTTATCTTTGGTGGTCGCCCAAGAGATCGGTTGTATCGATCCCAAAACAAACGAAGATATCTTCTGTTCAGAAGATGCAGCCACATGGTATTTACTGACCAGTCTTCCGATTGCCACTACCAGTAATGTCCAAAGGGTGACTCGATTTTATGCCCTGCGATGGCGGGTAGAACGCTTTCATTACACTCTTAAGTCTGGTGCTTTACAGGTGGAAAAATTACAAGCAAGATGA
- a CDS encoding STAS domain-containing protein has product MISDIKYEVVRPSGILDGTQANQLRKEINAQLEKESEVVLIDLKDVTFIDSSGLGALVSALKMVRTKGSKLFICSINDQIRMLFELTSMDRVFKVYKDEEKFKAEVFPNLKKG; this is encoded by the coding sequence ATGATTTCTGACATTAAATACGAAGTCGTTCGACCCAGCGGAATTCTAGACGGAACTCAGGCAAATCAATTGCGTAAAGAAATTAACGCTCAATTGGAGAAGGAATCTGAAGTGGTTTTAATTGATTTGAAAGATGTAACATTTATTGATAGTTCAGGGTTAGGCGCTTTGGTTTCGGCATTAAAAATGGTGAGAACTAAAGGCAGTAAGTTATTTATTTGCTCCATTAACGATCAAATCAGAATGTTGTTTGAATTAACGAGTATGGATCGGGTATTTAAAGTTTATAAAGACGAGGAAAAATTTAAGGCAGAAGTTTTTCCCAATCTCAAAAAAGGTTGA
- the fbp gene encoding class 1 fructose-bisphosphatase translates to MSETHQEVTQEPALDRDCTTLSRHVLQQLQSFAPDAQDLSSLMNRIALAGKLISRHLSRAGLMEGVLGFTGGVNVQGESVKKMDLYANQVFISVFKQSGLVCRLASEEMEKPYYIPENCPIGRYTLLYDPIDGSSNVDINLNVGSIFSIRQQEGIDEDGSAKDLLQSGRKQLAAGYILYGPSTMLVYSIGRGVHAFTLDPSLGEFILFSENIKVPEHGPIYSVNEGNFWQWSESIRSYIRYVHRHEGYTARYSGALVGDFHRILFQGGVFMYPGTEKKPEGKLRLLYETAPLAFLMEQAGGRASTGTQEIMDVIPDRLHARTPFIVGSKEDVALVKSFIQEGERQEKDQK, encoded by the coding sequence ATGTCAGAAACTCATCAAGAAGTGACTCAGGAACCGGCACTCGATCGCGATTGCACCACCTTATCCCGTCATGTGCTCCAGCAACTGCAAAGCTTTGCCCCGGATGCTCAGGATCTCAGTTCTCTAATGAACCGAATTGCTCTAGCGGGAAAGTTGATTTCCCGTCACCTGAGTCGAGCGGGGTTAATGGAAGGGGTGCTCGGTTTCACTGGTGGGGTGAACGTGCAAGGGGAATCCGTGAAAAAAATGGATCTTTATGCCAATCAGGTGTTTATCTCCGTTTTTAAACAAAGTGGCTTAGTTTGTCGGTTGGCTTCCGAGGAAATGGAAAAGCCTTATTATATTCCCGAAAATTGCCCGATTGGTCGCTATACTCTGCTTTATGATCCGATTGATGGATCGAGTAATGTTGATATTAACCTAAATGTTGGTTCTATTTTTTCCATTCGTCAACAAGAAGGAATTGATGAGGATGGTTCCGCCAAAGATTTACTCCAAAGTGGCCGTAAACAACTCGCCGCTGGATATATTCTGTATGGGCCGAGTACCATGCTGGTTTATTCCATTGGTCGAGGAGTTCATGCCTTTACTCTTGACCCTAGTTTGGGGGAATTTATTCTATTTAGTGAAAATATTAAAGTTCCCGAACATGGTCCGATTTACAGTGTGAATGAGGGTAATTTTTGGCAGTGGTCGGAATCAATTCGCAGCTATATTCGTTATGTGCATCGCCATGAGGGTTATACTGCTCGATATAGTGGGGCATTGGTGGGAGATTTTCACCGCATTTTGTTCCAAGGTGGGGTGTTTATGTATCCCGGAACGGAGAAAAAACCGGAGGGAAAATTGCGGTTACTTTATGAAACTGCTCCTTTAGCTTTTTTAATGGAACAAGCGGGTGGTCGCGCAAGTACGGGAACCCAGGAAATTATGGATGTGATTCCCGATCGCCTCCATGCTCGCACACCTTTTATTGTTGGGAGTAAGGAGGATGTGGCTTTGGTAAAATCTTTTATTCAAGAAGGTGAACGACAGGAAAAAGATCAAAAATAA
- the nrdJ gene encoding ribonucleoside-triphosphate reductase, adenosylcobalamin-dependent, giving the protein MAPIKSLVGKTVEIWNGKRWSQVVPIQTGSSRSLYRVQFSDGTYLDVTEGHRFFVKDRFEKTYQEQTTAQLMAEWENRKYAIHTEPFTIDYQDGLFVDPIWAYTLGQLVGDGSVCGSQEKPELQLRLYGAKSYQSLAIAGRTSGKINYYAENPDTPCLLYSGFEQQQFDGHKIRDLKANALALEEIATWNREGILHFMAGLADADGSAVPSGGIRIYLSGYDRAYRCYLLLLKCGVRSSINLVQRAGTKTNLGARKKDLWYLQITDCAALPCQRLNVSGGHTPPSKGKWQVIRSITPIPGLHDTFCFEEPEFHKGVFGGTLTGQCNLSEIHLNQIDPHNLKEQEEAFTAGAISVATLLNHKFVEPRYQISRELDPIVGVSFTGLFDFFVKAFGIDWLHWWAEGRPESPEGLEFKRREQEYLTRWREIVRQAVWDYCDRHGLKRPNRYTTVQPSGTKSLLTGASPGWHPPKATRFIRRITFRKNDPVALACIDYGYNVIPSQSDKDENGHLLNDPFSPLCTEWLVEIPVAVVWADLPGADQVDISKFSALAQFDFAMQVQKHYVTHNTSSTWELRSDEVEALGRKIYQAIQNNDGYISAALLARFDDHQSFPRLPFEPISHETYEQLCKDVLKRRKTDDFHAALATYSTGYAEEAGPAGCDSDKCLFPQA; this is encoded by the coding sequence ATGGCTCCGATTAAGTCCCTCGTGGGGAAAACCGTGGAGATTTGGAACGGCAAACGCTGGAGCCAAGTCGTGCCCATTCAAACCGGATCCTCGCGCTCTCTCTACCGCGTCCAATTTAGTGACGGCACTTACCTGGATGTCACCGAAGGCCACCGCTTCTTTGTCAAAGATCGCTTTGAGAAGACCTATCAAGAGCAGACCACAGCCCAACTGATGGCGGAGTGGGAAAATCGCAAATATGCGATCCACACCGAACCCTTCACCATTGACTACCAAGACGGCTTATTCGTCGATCCCATTTGGGCCTATACCCTGGGTCAGTTAGTGGGAGATGGCTCAGTTTGCGGATCCCAGGAGAAGCCCGAACTTCAATTGCGCTTATATGGCGCTAAAAGCTATCAGTCCCTGGCAATCGCCGGTCGTACCTCTGGAAAAATCAACTACTATGCCGAAAACCCTGATACACCCTGTCTCCTCTACAGCGGTTTTGAGCAGCAGCAGTTCGATGGTCATAAAATTCGGGATTTGAAAGCCAATGCCCTCGCCTTGGAAGAAATTGCCACCTGGAACCGGGAAGGCATTCTTCACTTTATGGCCGGTCTTGCGGATGCGGATGGTAGCGCCGTGCCATCAGGAGGGATTCGGATTTACTTGTCCGGCTACGATCGAGCCTACCGCTGCTACCTGCTCCTACTCAAGTGCGGTGTTCGTTCCTCCATTAATCTGGTTCAACGGGCGGGGACAAAAACCAACCTGGGAGCACGGAAAAAAGACCTTTGGTATCTCCAGATTACCGATTGTGCCGCCCTCCCCTGCCAGCGTCTGAATGTGAGTGGAGGTCACACCCCGCCATCCAAAGGAAAATGGCAGGTGATTCGTAGCATTACCCCGATACCGGGACTCCATGACACCTTCTGCTTTGAAGAACCGGAGTTTCATAAGGGCGTATTTGGCGGAACTCTGACGGGTCAGTGCAATTTGTCGGAAATCCACCTGAACCAAATCGATCCCCATAATTTAAAGGAACAAGAAGAAGCCTTTACTGCCGGGGCTATTTCTGTAGCGACTTTGCTCAATCACAAATTTGTCGAGCCGCGCTATCAAATCAGTCGGGAACTTGACCCAATTGTGGGGGTTTCTTTCACTGGCTTATTTGATTTCTTTGTTAAAGCTTTTGGGATTGATTGGTTGCACTGGTGGGCCGAGGGACGCCCGGAAAGCCCCGAAGGATTGGAGTTTAAGCGCCGAGAACAAGAATATTTAACTCGTTGGCGGGAAATTGTCCGCCAAGCAGTGTGGGATTATTGCGATCGCCACGGGTTAAAACGTCCCAACCGTTACACCACGGTTCAGCCCAGTGGCACCAAATCTTTGCTGACTGGGGCTTCTCCCGGTTGGCACCCCCCGAAAGCCACTCGTTTTATCCGGCGGATTACCTTCCGCAAAAACGACCCAGTAGCCCTAGCCTGCATTGACTATGGCTACAACGTCATCCCCTCCCAGTCCGATAAAGATGAAAACGGTCATCTACTCAATGACCCATTTTCCCCCTTATGTACAGAATGGCTGGTAGAAATTCCCGTGGCGGTGGTTTGGGCTGATCTTCCGGGCGCCGATCAAGTTGATATTTCCAAGTTCTCAGCCTTGGCTCAATTTGACTTTGCCATGCAAGTGCAAAAGCACTATGTCACCCATAACACTTCTTCTACCTGGGAGTTGCGTTCTGATGAGGTGGAGGCTTTGGGGCGCAAAATCTACCAAGCGATCCAAAATAATGATGGATATATCTCAGCGGCTTTGTTAGCTCGTTTTGACGATCATCAATCATTCCCCCGACTGCCCTTTGAGCCAATTTCCCATGAAACCTACGAGCAGTTATGTAAAGATGTCCTGAAGCGCCGGAAAACCGATGATTTTCATGCCGCCTTAGCCACTTACAGCACTGGTTATGCGGAGGAAGCAGGGCCTGCTGGTTGTGATTCAGACAAATGTCTGTTCCCCCAAGCATAA